One segment of Panicum virgatum strain AP13 chromosome 1K, P.virgatum_v5, whole genome shotgun sequence DNA contains the following:
- the LOC120656987 gene encoding fimbrin-5-like, with protein MSTFVGVLVSDPGLQSQFTQVQLRTLKTKFIAAKKPDADHVTIKDLPPVMEKLRGIHEILSEEEINNFLNETYRDMSQPIEFEPFLKEYLNLQAKGTSKNGGKKKLKGSVSFLKSSTTTLLHVINESEKTSYVNHINNFLGDDSFLKNFLPLDPASNELFNLVRDGVLLCKLINVAVPGTIDERAINTKKEPNPWERNENHTLCLNSAKAIGCTVVNIGTQDLIEARPHLVLGLLSQIIKIQLLADLNLKKTPQLAEIVAGDSGKEAEELVTLAPDKMLLKWMNFHLKKAGYKKTVTNFSTDVKDGEAYAYLLSTLAPEHSSKTMIETSDPKERAKKVLETAEKLDCTRYVTSKDIVEGSANLNLAFVAQIFQNRNGLSTNTVAPVEDTPDDVEASREERAFRLWINSLGIATYVNNLFEDVRTGWVLLEVLDKISPGSVNWKHASKPPIIMPFRKVENCNQVIKIGKELNFSLVNVAGNDIVQGNKKLILAFLWQLMRTSILQLLKNLRSHSKEKEITDANILIWANNKVKELGKTSHIESFKDKSIADGIFFLELLSAVQSRVVDWSLVKKGEDDEEKKMNATYIISVARKIGCTVFLLPEDIMEVNPKMTLTLTASIMYWSLQKHGPYQSPGPQDALPEEEGEGEEEEEEEEEEEEEDFEGGIED; from the exons ATGTCTACCTTCGTTGGTGTTCTTGTCTCCGATCCGGGGTTGCAAAGCCAATTCACCCAAGTTCAGCTCCGAACCCTCAAAACAAAA TTTATTGCTGCAAAGAAACCGGATGCAGATCATGTAACAATAAAAGATTTGCCCCCAGTGATGGAGAAACTCCGAGGCATACATGAGATTTTGTCTGAAGAAGAGATCAACAATTTTTTAAATGAGACCTATCGTGATATGAGCCAACCTATAGAATTTGAGCCATTCCTTAAG GAATACTTAAATCTGCAAGCAAAGGGGACCAGCAAAAATGGAGGCAAAAAGAAATTGAAGGGTTCTGTGTCATTTTTGAAATCTTCCACTACTACCCTCTTGCATGTCATTAATGAGTCTGAAAAAACTTCTTATGTCAATCATATCAACAATTTTCTGGGAGATGattcttttctaaaaaatttctTGCCATTGGATCCCGCATCAAATGAGTTATTTAACCTTGTTCGGGATGGTGTGCTACTTTG TAAGTTGATCAATGTTGCTGTTCCGGGCACAATCGACGAGAGAGCAATCAATACAAAGAAGGAACCTAATCCATGGGAGAGAAACGAAAACCATACTCTTTGTCTCAATTCTGCTAAGGCCATCGGTTGCACCGTCGTTAATATTGGAACACAAGATTTGATTGAAGCTAGA CCTCATCTTGTTCTTGGTTTGTTATCCCAAATCATAAAG ATACAACTACTGGCTGATCTGAATCTTAAGAAAACACCTCAGTTGGCAGAGATTGTGGCTGGTGATAGTGGCAag GAGGCAGAGGAGCTAGTCACCTTAGCGCCAGATAAGATGTTGCTGAAATGGATGAATTTCCATCTAAAAAAAGCAGGGTATAAAAAGACTGTGACAAATTTCTCTACCGATGTGAAG GATGGTGAAGCATACGCTTACCTTCTCAGTACCCTTGCACCAGAGCATAGCTCAAAAACCATGATAGAAACTTCAGATCCCAAGGAAAGGGCAAAGAAAGTACTTGAAACTGCAGAAAAGCTCGATTGTACAAGATATGTGACATCGAAAGATATTGTTGAAGGTTCAGCAAATCTTAACTTGGCATTTGTGGCTCAAATATTCCAGAACAG AAATGGTCTATCAACCAATACGGTTGCTCCCGTTGAAGATACTCCTGATGATGTCGAGGCATCCAGGGAAGAAAGAGCGTTTCGCCTATGGATTAATAGCCTTGGAATTGCAACTTATGTTAACAATTTGTTTGAAGATGTTAGGACTGG ATGGGTCCTGCTAGAGGTCCTTGACAAAATTTCTCCTGGGTCAGTTAACTGGAAGCATGCATCTAAACCGCCAATTATTATGCCATTTAGAAAGGTGGAGAACTGCAATCAGGTTATCAAAATTGGGAAGGAGTTAAATTTTTCTCTGGTAAATGTAGCAGGAAATGACATTGTGCAAGGAAATAAGAAACTAATTCTAG CTTTTCTGTGGCAGCTCATGAGGACCAGTATCCTACAATTGCTAAAGAACCTGAGATCCCACTCTAAAGAGAAAGAGATCACAGATGCTAACATCCTCATATGGGCTAACAATAAGGTCAAGGAATTAGGCAAAACTTCCCACATTGAAAGCTTCAAG GACAAGAGCATAGCTGATGGGATATTCTTCCTTGAGCTCTTAAGTGCTGTGCAGAGCAGGGTTGTTGACTGGAGCTTGGTGAAGAAGGGGGAGGATG AtgaggagaagaagatgaatgCAACATATATCATCAGTGTTGCTAGAAAGATAGGGTGCACTGTCTTCTTGTTGCCAGAAGACATAATGGAG GTGAACCCGAAGATGACCCTCACCCTCACTGCAAGCATCATGTACTGGAGCCTGCAGAAGCATGGTCCTTACCAAAGCCCTGGACCACAAGATGCTCTtccagaggaggaaggggaaggggaggaggaggaggaggaagaagaagaagaggaagaggaggatttCGAAGGAGGCATCGAAGATTGA
- the LOC120706769 gene encoding glycerophosphodiester phosphodiesterase GDPDL3-like isoform X1: protein MGRSSRACSVLGSALLLLLLSLGSAAAQKGSTWKTLSGKAPAIIAKGGFSGLFPDSSGNAYQFVGIASSPDTAISCDVWLTKDAVGICLPNINMDNCTTISDQFPQGKKTYNVNGVSTAGWFSVDFTITDLQNVTLKQSILSRPYYFDGLWPIVPVDAVLSQFKVPAVWLNVPLDSFYSQFKLNMRSYILSLTKQYIVDYISSPEVNFLTSISGRVSKKTKLVFRFLDERSIEPSTNQTYGSMLKNLTFVKTFASGILVPKNYIWPVTPDNYLLSYTSVVDDAHKAGLEVYAAGFANDFAISYNYSYDPLTEYLSFIDNGAFSVDGVLSDFPITPSEAVGCFSNLNDSKIDHAKPLVISHNGASGDYPDCTDQAYQKAVADGADVIDCPVQVTKDGIPICMSSIDLMDVTTVATSQFATPAVTITDLKPVPGVFSFNLTWDDISKNLKPMISNPLSKFQLYRNPRNKNAGSFMRLSDFLAFAKDKDLSGIMITVERAAFMAEKLGFGVVDAVIKALDDSGYSKQTAQKVMIQSTNSSVLVKFKQETKYDLVYMIEEDVRDAAPSSLADIKKFASAVSVSTKSIFPTTNQFLTNQTNNLVTSLQSSGLPVYVYLLMNEFVSQPYDFFSDATAQINGYVQGAKVDGVITDFPGTAHRYKLNSCMGKNAPDFMRPAQPGGILSVMDPGAQPPAAAPMPLLTDSDVAEPPLPPVSNTTTASTPSHAALRMKTDASILITLLVLCASLLI from the exons ATGGGGAGGAGCAGCCGCGCCTGCTCCGTCCTTGGCTCAgccctgctcctgctgctgctctcgctcggctccgccgccgcgcagaaGGGCTCCACCTGGAAGACCCTGAGTG GCAAGGCTCCAGCAATTATTGCCAAGGGCGGCTTCTCAGGCCTTTTTCCAGATTCCAGTGGTAATGCTTATCAGTTTGTTGGAATTGCTAGCTCTCCTGACACAGCCATCTCGTGCGATGTTTGGTTGACCAAGGATGCCGTTGGCATCTGCCTTCCAAACATAAATATGGATAACTGCACCACCATATCTGATCAATTCCCACAGGGGAAGAAGACCTACAATGTTAATGGTGTGTCTACAGCAGGCTGGTTCTCTGTCGACTTTACAATCACTGATCTGCAAAATGTAACCT TGAAGCAATCAATCTTGTCCCGTCCGTATTACTTCGATGGTTTATGGCCAATAGTTCCTGTTGATGCTGTTTTGTCCCAATTTAAGGTCCCTGCTGTTTGGTTAAATGTGCCG CTTGACAGTTTCTACAGCCAGTTTAAGCTCAACATGAGAAGCTATATCCTATCTCTAACAAAACAATACATCGTTGACTACATTTCATCGCCTGAAGTGAACTTCCTCACAAGCATATCTGGAAGAGTTAGCAAGAAGACAAAGCTTGTGTTCCGATTTCTTGATGAACGCTCTATTGAGCCATCTACAAACCAGACATATGGTTCAATGTTGAAAAATCTAACTTTCGTCAAGACTTTTGCTTCTGGAATACTTGTCCCTAAAAACTATATCTGGCCGGTCACACCTGATAATTATCTGCTGTCCTATACTTCAGTCGTTGATGATGCTCATAAAGCAGGGCTAGAAGTCTATGCTGCTGGTTTTGCAAATGACTTTGCTATCAGCTACAACTACAGCTATGATCCATTGACAGAATACCTTTCCTTCATTGATAATGGTGCCTTCTCTGTTGATGGTGTATTGTCCGATTTCCCTATTACCCCTTCAGAGGCAGTCG GTTGCTTTAGTAACCTTAACGACAGCAAGATAGATCATG CTAAACCTCTAGTAATCTCTCACAATGGTGCCAGTGGTGACTACCCAGACTGCACTGACCAAGCTTACCAAAAGGCAGTTGCTGATGGTGCAGATGTCATTGACTGTCCTGTTCAAGTGACCAAAGATGGCATACCAATATGCATGAGTTCCATTGACCTGATGGATGTTACTACTGTTGCAACATCACAATTTGCCACTCCAGCAGTTACCATAACAGATCTTAAGCCTGTTCCTGGAGTCTTTTCCTTCAACCTCACTTGGGATGATATTTCGAAGAACCTGAAGC CCATGATATCAAACCCATTGAGCAAGTTCCAACTATATAGAAATCCAAGAAACAAGAATGCCGGGAGTTTCATGAGACTATCAGACTTTTTGGCCTTTGCAAAAGATAAGGATTTGTCTGGAATCATGATCACTGTAGAG CGTGCTGCATTCATGGCAGAGAAGCTTGGATTTGGTGTGGTAGATGCAGTGATCAAAGCCCTTGATGACTCTGGTTACAGCAAACAGACTGCCCAGAAAGTTATGATCCAGTCAACGAACAGCTCAGTTCTAGTGAAGTTCAAGCAGGAAACCAAGTATGACCTTGTCTACATGATCGAGGAAGATGTCAGAGATGCTGCGCCTTCCTCCCTTGCAGACATTAAGAAGTTTGCCAGTGCTGTTTCTGTCAGCACCAAATCCATTTTCCCAACAACCAATCAATTCTTGACAAACCAGACCAATAATCTCGTCACATCCCTTCAATCTTCTGGCCTCCCAGTTTATGTTTATCTGCTCATGAATGAGTTTGTTTCTCAACCGTATGACTTTTTCTCAGACGCCACGGCACAGATCAATGGTTATGTGCAAGGTGCTAAAGTGGATGGAGTCATCACAGATTTCCCTGGGACTGCTCACAGATACAAAT TGAACTCTTGCATGGGAAAGAATGCACCGGACTTTATGCGGCCTGCGCAGCCAGGGGGCATCCTTTCAGTCATGGACCCAGGTGCTCAGCCACCAGCGGCAGCCCCAATGCCGCTCTTGACAGACTCTGACGTTGCAGAACCACCCCTACCTCCGGTCAGCAACACCACCACAGCTTCGACGCCTTCCCATGCTGCCCTCAGAATGAAGACCGATGCCTCCATCCTCATCACATTGCTGGTGCTATGTGCTTCTCTCCTGATTTGA